A region of the Gouania willdenowi chromosome 1, fGouWil2.1, whole genome shotgun sequence genome:
TGACATTCAAGaattaaacagaaaataaaaaaactaaaaccaaaataattcAGAAGTCACTACAAAagacaatttattatttttttaaaagggaaATTTTAATAGCAAGTTCAGGTtagattaaacacattttatttaaaatttaaaattcaaatttattttgaaatatttttaacttgttaaaaaaaatgtggaaaaacagttttgttttcaaatttctctgtgtgtgaattaaaaatgtttttctattaacaaatattgttttacaaaagtttttactttaaaaacattaaagtaaCTCTAGGCTTCTAGACAGCATTtgggagctttttttttaagctaaaataaaataaaaaaaaataataattttccaGTGCCAGGATTTTAATGTCTTACAAAGTTCTTCTAGTGGAAACCTagatgtaactgtaattgtgGTTTCATCCCCAGCATGTCGTCCTCCCTCCACCGTCATGTGATCTGGGAGTGGGAGGGGCTAGTGGCCTACCTGCACCCGAGGCCGTGGACCCCGGGCTCCGTCATCCTTGAAGGCGGGGACCTCAGAGGGAGTCTCTTCCACCTGGAGGGGCCCCAGTTTGTGAAGTGGCTGCTGGGAGCCAGACGTGTGGCACAGCTGCTGTGTGACAGGCTGCACGTGCACAGGTGTGCGCTGGTCTGTAGACCCCACACAGACCGACCTGTACAGGTGGGACTACTGCACacatcatatcatatcatatcataatcAATATCTTCCagctcagtgtttctcaaatgggggtatgtgagAATGAGAATTAACATATAAAGTGACCAGGAGTGATTCAAACTATAGAAATTAATCTATTCAGGgttttccaaccttggggtcggggccccatgtggggttgcctgataTTTCAGATagtttaaaaatagatttaaatttttttttatataatattctctttttttcttaattaaaacataataatcTTGTATTTATCTAAGAGGATTAAGgccactgaaaaaataaaaaattaaaacaacgatagatgattttgttgtccttttgtgtattttttgttttggtttttataaagtcattttgtatatttctggagtcattttgtgcgtctACTTTGCGCAGCCTGAGGGCCGTTTGTGGCCCCTAGGTCACTAGTTTCCCGTGTGTGTTGTAGGTATTAGATTGAGTAGTGTAGATTTAAATTAATGCAGGTCTTATAGAGTTGTTAAATACTCTGGTATGGTTTGTGTATCTCTCTGGGCTCCTCCACAGATTCCAGAGGTAACACTTACTTACTGTACTTCAgtagtttttttctggtatctttATGTTTTTATGGACTTTTTATCACGAGAACCTCttttttttcagcaggaaaaacactaaatatgcagtatttccaaaaatgagGGCCAAAGTGAAATATTATTGACGAAAATATTACAGCCTGGACTTCGTCATTAATTGATAGCAGAATTGAATGTAATGCATTATAATTTTTTGGCACTTGGACAGTTTGAAAGAAAAAATTACACTTGtacactttgtatattttgcaagaTAAGAAATCCAGGCGTTCACTGAAATGTCCCTAAAACTTAATGCTACGGTCTCTGGTTGGTAGGAGGTCATTACatctaaaacatattttccctttattttgaagttattaGGTATTAACTGAAAAAAGCATTAAGATATGTCGTGATTAtagtatatgaaaaatatgtggtCACAATGGGAGTCAATGTGGCAAATTTGGTCACGAGGTTACTAAGTGTCAGTGTGATGCATAATATATCTTCTTTACTATACACTTCCAATACACAGGACTTTAgaattaagcaaataaaaaaaaaaataaaaaaacaatagtagCAACATTTCATGCAACGAGCCTTAATTAACCTtacctgcaagatggattctcctgttgTTCACAAACACTAGAATCCAATCCTTGTACTGCTCCCTCCTTTGCCTTTCGAACCCGAATCAAACCagttcgaaccaatcatgaggcagtgttgtggtttagggcggaatatccgggtgtgacgaaggcagaagcgctgaagcaaaactggcacatGTACAGTTGCAGGGAGAAGAACTCGCCGTGTTACCGCaattagcatagctctgaatcaaaatagaaagatgtcgaggcaggaggatgaacgtgtAAAAGCTGCAATAAACTCACTTTTAGAAGAATCCagtgtttcttttttgaaagagcaacagtgAGAGgagctttgtgcatttttggacggtaaagacgtatgttttcaccagcggagccttgttgttgttgtagcagcgtctctgtggTGCATGTCGATGACATCActatttgttaccgtgtgattggctaaaacaaatcatggtggacaggtgcTTCACCCAATCAGCTTTAAGCATTCtattcatgtccctccctggttcatAAAGGAGGGACAGACCCAGATCAATGTGGAGAActtgagttagagggaggggctacacatcaatctggatCTTGCCAGGTTATGCCTTTATTGGgagttaaacaaataaaaacacccaaaatgtcacttttggtcacaaaattGCTCCGAGggttaagaaaaaataaaacatggaatTGGCTGGTTTAAAACCCTCTTATTCATTATTGAAGGgacttttgttttacttttttacgtaagtacatttagtagcatgtacttttttacttttattcaagtAAGgaagcaacttcaatacttttaccagtcattttttattcaagtatctatacttttacttgagttctgaagactagtacttttgccacctctgacaGATTCACATCCTGCCCTTACATGGACTGGACACAGAATGGCGCCCTCACCTGGCTGCAGAAGAAGAATACAACGCCCATGACCCGGGGTACTGTACCTCTAAGAGCGCCCCTAGATGGAGCCCCTCCCAGCTGAGTGAGATCCAGACCAGGATTCGTGCTCAGCTCCCCATCCCGGACGCGCCCCCTGACCTGAGTTTCCTGGGAGAGGATCCCGCCCACCCCGGCCTCTTCTCGCGCATTGTTCGTGGGGAGGAGCAGCAGTGGAGAGTGTGGGAGGACGAGGCTCACGTGGCCTTTCTAACGCCGTTCCCAAACTCCCCGGGCTTCACTGTGCTGGTCCCTCGCCGACCTTTGACCTCGGATGTTTTCAGGCTGGAAGAAGACAATTATAAAAAGCTGGCGTTGGCCGCCCAGAAGGTGTCCCGCCTCCTGGAGGAGGGGCTGGGAGCCTGGGCTGTGGGCCTTATTTTTGAGGGTTTTGAGATCGACTATgctcatgctaagctaatccctCTGTTTCTGCCTCCATCCGCGTCTGACGTAGACCATCAAAGTATGAAAGCTGTGGTTTTTAACGCCACCTACCCGGGCTTTGTGACCTCACAGGATGGACCTGAAGCGAGTGCATGCACTCTACAGGAGATCCACGCCAAGATAACCCAAACCtaatagtagggctgggcgatatggactataAACTAATATCTGAAAATGGTACATCGTcattctcaatatttttaattcaataaagtcttacaGAAAAACAagtctgggttaaatttgctgatgcaaaatgccacacaaacacatttattaaaggtagggtaggggatttttgaaagctagcatgattttgaaagtaGCTTTCCAGTTGGCTCCGCCTTCATTCTCCTCCCCCCTTCCCTCTGTGTTTTGTCCTTCACTCACGTGCACGAGCAGGGCTGCTACTGCGCATCTAAGCTCATCGTTTGTATTGTGTAGGAACTTCATTgtttcatgtctcattcagcagtaagtaaacactaaactttgtcattatatatgttataaaacgtgactaaaaactctatTTTAAGTCCATCACcggtgacgcgctttgagtGTGAGCTTGTGCACGCGAGGTGTTGATAAttagcagggagacgtgattggttaaaaaaatggttcgtttttttccattggtcgaagttattacaggtttacagctgctacagttgacagattttttttgttcctttttcaaagCACATACCATCTTAATTTCTATTAGGACATGAAGAagatttcaaccaaaaacttaaaaagtgtatctggagcaaatcccctaccctacctttaagccagtacatgtccaaGTTTGCTAGAgtgcatttggatgatccaaaagaggattgggtgaatatcatatggtcagatgaaactaaaatagaactttttggaggagaaagaacatcatacctactgtaaagcatgggggtggtaacatcatgctttggagctgtttctctgcaaagggactaGGATGACTGAtttgtgtaaaggaaagaatgaatggggtcatgtatcgtgagattttgagtgaaaacctccttccatcagcaatagcattaaagatgaaacgtggctgggtctttgagcacgacaatgatcccaaacacatcgCCCGGGCAATAAAGGAGTGGCTTcaaaagaagcatttcaaggtcctggagtggcctagccagtctccagatctcaaccccatagaaaatctttggagggagttgaaagtctgtgttgcccagcaacagccccaaaacatcactgctctagaggagatctgcatggaggaatggaccaaaataccagtgtgtgaaaaccttgtgaagacttacagaaaacgtttgacctTTGTTCATgataaaatacttattttccactcCACTGCTAACATGAGCTGCCACGGCACCATGCCTTGGTACCAGTTGGTTGAGTGTCTTATGGTTTTTTCTTACGCCGTTAAAGTCCTTAACCTGGTTTTAGGGACTCCCTCTAACATTTAAGTCATCCGGCAGATTGCTTCCAAGAAAAAAGATGCTTCCACGTCAGACACGTTTATATTTAACCTGGCCATGCTGGATGCCTTCTTCTGCCTGATGATGCCCATCGATCTGGTGAACAACTTGCTCGTGCATAAATATCACATCTGGTACTTAATCAGGTTTGCTTATGGGATGAAAGACTTAGCTCCGCTCTTCCTAGTGAGTTTTTGGTCACAACACAATTTATCAATTTCCACAAGGTAACAATGTTTTGTGTAAGATCTTCTCATTGAGTCTCCAAATGGGCCAGCAGAGAGTCATCATTTGCTTTAAAGTTGTTCAGCTTTACAATGTACCCATTGcttcatttgtaaatcatcaggtcccggaaCACAGGCAGGATGTTGTTctggcagtaagagagagataaaaatgtcacagaatACAATTTGCTGACTAAATAGACCAATAATTACACAAACAAGCaataaacctaaatgtttaacaaaacaatgatgaatcagcgttaaagaagcacagaCAATCACCCTTTACGGAGTGTTTCCGTCTCTCattctgagtgacagctgtcaaatctgcctagtttcagcaccaaggacagcgcaaatCACTGCTAATGTAGCCTCTCTCATCATAAAGGTCaataaactttcagaacacaaaaacccaggGCTGCTGGAAGTGGGTGTGTTGCAGCACCCCCTAGTGGCGAGAGGgagatttaaaggaaaaaaaatatttatattaatttttttaattttttacaattacagaaaaaagattaaaaaagaaaaccatagacaatatttacaacttatatattataatattgtgtgtgtgtgataataataatggtattgtgctattagaggctgaggggaggagacaataacaacttaATAATAGTCAAATATGTGAgctgaaagaaaaagaaaaaaaaatataaaggaaaaagaactaaaaaaaaaaaaaaaaagaattaaatgaaaattattattattaataataacaataataataagttgaaaacatttagctaattaaaaatattttgcacaatttataAATTCCTTATGAATATTTTGGCAAATGATTTTGACACACATAGGCTATTACGTGTATTTTGGACTTAATTCTCTACTTAATTCTGTTCCGCTACTCGAcaaaggcggtggcatttttCTTTGCTCCCTCTCTTCCCACCTGTATCTGTCCTTGctggtgcttttgttttgtctggtcttgtgaatcTAATAGGATCCTCTCTTTGCATCTCATCCAAAACtggaattatggaattgatcagttgaTCTCTCAATGCAATTGATCAAATTTGACAAAATCTACAAAAAGATCAGGCAGTAGTGAGCcagcatgtccaagcgggaggtttgcggctggatatgcactggacccttggaacaagtggtgagttgtgtgtctgtcaatactttccgtggaagacgtatACATGATAGGAATTATGGTAGCAggtatgctgctgattggagctggcagctttctgatcGCAAAGTTTGTATTACGTTGGcaactgttttgggaaggctgccagtggtttctgaaggatggggcagggctctcaacactcagactcatgtgatgaatgaactcaaaagtaagcaggagctgcttttggatcgtttACGCGGAATTGAAACCAACCTGGAGAAGTTGGGTGCCCGGCTTGCAGTTAAAGCCACTTTATTGGATTAATACAGAGAGaaccaggacagaaggctattgaaaTTGACTTATAGCCTGAATCGAAAGcacattgtttattttctttcggCTCCCAGAGCCAGCTATCCAAGGCTGTTTcatcttatcaccaggaagtttatGCAGACAGACGCTCCGTCCCCaccaatgatgatgatgtctgTGCATTATAGACCCTGGCCGTGTGCACTGAAGTGTATATGACAATACAGTAGTGAAtctcaattcatttatttatttttaaaatgtattttaaatatgcCTATAGGCTCATAGGTTTTTGgtcaaaaaaatagaaattgaataaaaaaaattcacagcaCCCCCTGTTCACAATTACTTCCAGCAGCTCTGGTCAAAcgcacattttttctacatcTGTGTCCAGGATGGCTTTTCATAATAAGATAAATCTACAAAATAAGTGACTTAAAAGGGTTGCACAAATTAGCatgaattaaatgaaatacaaagATGCATTTTACAAAGTGGAATGCCCAACAAAACTTACTTCTTACTAGGGAGAAAAAACGGGCCAAAAAGGAAGCATTAGAGGGAGAAATACAGGAATCCCTTCAAATCAATAAGAAAGATTCTCAACATGCAGAAATTGCTGCTAGAAAACAAAAACTCAAGCAGCTACGACAGATACCTGTTGATTTGGTGTCAGATCaacttaaaagaataaataagaaCATGAAACAGGACCATGAAGAGGAATTTAAACAACTTAAACGAATCAAAGAATAAAGCAAATAAGATCAAGTCGTTGCAGAAAGGTTTGGCACAGCAGTTGGAAACAAAGGCTCAATGCAGGGTCACAGAACTTGCTCATCAGCGAAAACAGCAAGAAAATGATGTCAAAGAACTTCAGGCCCACCTTGCCAAACAGAAACAGGAAGATGAGAAGCGTCGACAGGATTTGCTGACTCACAAAGAACTCCTGAAAAAGCAGGTGAAACAACAAGAgtctttgaaaaaacaaaaacttaatgaggaattaaataatgaaaagaaactTCTCAATCGCCAAAAGTTAAAATCCAATCGGATCGACGAATACATAGCGGACAAAAATAAGGAATATGTAGAAATCCGCAATCAAGAAAACCTGTTACGTTTTCGAACCGGCAGCCACTATCACCCTAGTTTAGCTAATAAACCTGGGGAAAACAAATCTGATGGCAAAGTAGTTCTCCCCCCGATTGGACCAATaagacaacaaaagaaaagactAGTCCTTCCCACCACCCCCGATCGTCTTCCAACACAGTCTTTCCTTCCACCTGTTGCTCCCAAAAAAGGGAAACAAACCACCAACTACGCCTATTACCAGCAAGTTACAATAGGTAACAGGAACACGGCTAGTCCCAGTAGCTCCCGACTCTAAGATGCTGTTCCTCTGCCTCTCATCAAACTCTGCAGGCACAGACTGACACC
Encoded here:
- the LOC114469077 gene encoding uncharacterized protein LOC114469077; translated protein: MLFSRACVRSMSSSLHRHVIWEWEGLVAYLHPRPWTPGSVILEGGDLRGSLFHLEGPQFVKWLLGARRVAQLLCDRLHVHRCALVCRPHTDRPVQIHILPLHGLDTEWRPHLAAEEEYNAHDPGYCTSKSAPRWSPSQLSEIQTRIRAQLPIPDAPPDLSFLGEDPAHPGLFSRIVRGEEQQWRVWEDEAHVAFLTPFPNSPGFTVLVPRRPLTSDVFRLEEDNYKKLALAAQKVSRLLEEGLGAWAVGLIFEGFEIDYAHAKLIPLFLPPSASDVDHQSMKAVVFNATYPGFVTSQDGPEASACTLQEIHAKITQT